Proteins encoded by one window of Glycine soja cultivar W05 chromosome 15, ASM419377v2, whole genome shotgun sequence:
- the LOC114385930 gene encoding disease resistance protein RGA2-like — translation MAEFVIETLLGNLNSLVQKELQPFLGFDQDLERLSGLLTTIKATLEDAEEKQFSNKDIKDWLGKLKHAAHNLDDIIDECAYEVMRLEYEGVKCGPLNKLQCYCLSSFHPKRVVFHYKISKKMKRISERLREIDEERTKFPLIEMVHERRRRVLEWRQTVSRVTEPKVYGREEDKDKILDFLIGDASHFEYLSVYPITGLGGLGKTTLAQFIFNHKRVINHFELRIWVCVSEDFSLERMMKAIIEAASGHACTDLDLGSQQRRIHDMLQRKRYLLVLDDVWDDKQENWERLKSVLSCGAKGASILVTTRQSKVATILGTVCPHELPILPDKYCWELFKQQAFGPNEEAQVELADIGKEIVKKCQGVPLAAKALGGLLRFKRNKNEWLNVKDSKLLELPHNENSIIPVLRLSYLNLPIEHRQCFSYCAIFPKDERIGKQYLIELWMANGFISSNEKLDVEDVGDDVWNELYWRSFFQDIETDEFGKVTSFKMHDLVHDLAESITEDVCCITEENRVTTLHERILHLSDHRSMRNVDEESTSSAQLHLVKSLRTYILPDLYGDQLSPHADVLKCNSLRVLDFVKRETLSSSIGLLKHLRYLNLSGSGFEILPESLCKLWNLQILKLDRCIHLKMLPNNLICLKDLKQLSFNDCPKLSNLPPHIGMLTSLKILTKFIVGKEKGFSLEELGPLKLKRDLDIKHLGNVKSVMDAKEANMSSKQLNKLWLSWERNEDSELQENVEGILEVLQPDTQQLRKLEVEGYKGARFPQWMSSPSLKHLSILILMNCENCVQLPPLGKLPSLKILRASHMNNVEYLYDEESSNGEVVFRALEDLTFRGLPKFKRLSREEGKIMFPSLSILEIDECPQFLGEEVLLKGLDSLSVFNCSKFNVSAGFSRLWKLWLSNCRDVGDLQALQDMTSLKVLRLKNLPKLESLPDCFGNLPLLCDLSIFYCSKLTCLPLSLRLTNLQQLTIFGCHPKLEKRCEKETGDDWLNIAHIPHISVGYKHYDHISD, via the coding sequence ATGGCTGAGTTTGTCATCGAAACTTTGTTAGGGAATTTGAACTCACTTGTTCAAAAGGAGTTGCAACCATTTCTTGGTTTTGATCAAGACTTGGAAAGGCTTTCCGGCTTGTTAACTACAATCAAGGCTACACTTGAAGATGCTGAGGAGAAACAATTCTCAAACAAAGATATAAAAGATTGGTTGGGAAAGCTAAAACATGCAGCTCACAACCTGGATGACATCATTGATGAGTGTGCCTATGAAGTAATGAGGTTGGAGTACGAAGGGGTCAAGTGTGGTCCATTAAACAAGCTACAATGCTATTGCTTATCCTCTTTTCATCCCAAGCGTGTTGTTTTTCATTACAAAATttctaagaaaatgaaaagaataagtGAGAGATTAAGGGAAATTGATGAGGAAAGGACTAAGTTTCCTTTAATTGAGATGGTTCATGAGAGAAGAAGACGAGTCCTTGAGTGGCGCCAAACTGTCTCTCGAGTCACTGAACCAAAAGTCTATGGAAGAGAAGAAGATAAGGATAAAATTTTAGACTTTTTGATTGGTGATGCTTCTCATTTTGAGTATTTATCTGTCTATCCAATAACTGGTCTAGGTGGACTTGGAAAAACAACACTTGCCCAATTCATCTTCAATCATAAGAGGGTAATCAACCACTTTGAGTTAAGAATTTGGGTATGTGTTTCAGAAGATTTCAGTTTGGAGAGAATGATGAAAGCTATCATTGAAGCAGCATCTGGGCATGCTTGCACGGATTTGGATCTAGGGTCACAACAAAGAAGAATTCATGATATGCttcaaagaaaaagatatttgCTTGTTTTAGATGACGTGTGGGATGATAAGCAAGAGAATTGGGAGAGGTTGAAATCTGTATTGTCTTGTGGGGCCAAGGGTGCTTCCATTTTAGTCACTACTCGTCAATCAAAGGTAGCAACAATCTTGGGAACAGTATGTCCTCATGAATTACCAATTCTACCTGACAAATATTGTTGGGAATTGTTTAAACAACAAGCCTTTGGACCAAATGAGGAAGCACAAGTAGAGCTTGCAGACATAGGGAAGGAGATAGTAAAGAAGTGTCAGGGAGTACCTCTTGCTGCAAAAGCACTAGGAGGTCTTTTACGcttcaaaagaaacaaaaatgagtGGCTCAATGTTAAGGATAGCAAACTTTTGGAGTTACCACACAATGAAAACTCCATAATTCCTGTCCTGAGATTAAGTTACTTGAACTTACCAATTGAGCACAGACAATGTTTTTCTTATTGTGCAATATTTCCCAAAGATGAAAGAATAGGAAAGCAATATTTAATAGAACTTTGGATGGCTAATGGATTCATTTCATCTAATGAAAAATTAGATGTTGAAGATGTTGGTGATGATGTATGGAATGAATTATATTGGAGATCATTTTTTCAGGATATTGAGACAGATGAATTTGGCAAAGTTACAAGTTTCAAGATGCATGATCTTGTTCATGATCTTGCAGAATCTATTACAGAAGATGTTTGCTGCATTACAGAAGAAAATCGTGTAACTACTTTGCATGAAAGAATACTCCATCTATCAGATCATAGGTCCATGCGAAATGTAGATGAGGAATCCACTAGTTCAGCGCAGTTGCATCTAGTCAAATCTTTGAGGACCTATATATTGCCAGATCTCTATGGTGACCAACTTTCGCCTCATGCTGATGTGTTGAAATGTAATTCTTTGCGGGTACTTGATTTTGTAAAAAGAGAAACATTGTCATCTTCTATAGGTCTTTTAAAACATCTAAGGTACTTGAATCTCTCTGGGAGTGGTTTTGAAATTCTTCCAGAATCACTATGTAAATTGTGGAATTTGCAAATATTGAAATTAGATCGTTGCATTCATCTCAAAATGTTGCCTAACAATTTGATATGCTTAAAAGATCTAAAGCAATTGTCTTTTAATGATTGCCCAAAACTATCAAACTTGCCTCCTCATATAGGTATGCTGACTTCCCTAAAGATTTTAACCAAGTTCATTGTTGGCAAAGAAAAAGGATTCAGTTTGGAAGAACTGGGACCATTGAAGCTTAAAAGAGATCTTGACATCAAGCATCTAGGAAATGTAAAAAGTGTAATGGATGCCAAAGAAGCCAATATGTCAAGTAAGCAGTTGAATAAGTTGTGGTTATCATGGGAAAGAAATGAAGACTCTGAATTGCAAGAAAATGTTGAGGGGATTCTTGAAGTGCTTCAACCTGATACCCAACAACTTCGGAAATTAGAGGTGGAAGGATATAAAGGTGCCCGTTTCCCACAATGGATGTCTAGTCCTTCTCTCAAacatttatcaattttaatacttATGAATTGCGAAAACTGTGTACAACTTCCACCATTAGGGAAATTGCCTTctctaaagattctaagagcaTCACACATGAATAATGTAGAATACCTCTATGATGAGGAATCCAGCAATGGGGAAGTAGTTTTCAGGGCCCTAGAAGATCTGACCTTCCGTGGTCTGCCAAAGTTTAAAAGGTTATCAAGGGAGGAGGGCAAAATCATGTTCCCAAGCCTTTCCATACTTGAAATTGATGAATGTCCTCAATTTTTGGGAGAAGAAGTACTGCTAAAAGGGTTGGACTCTCTCTCAGTATTCAATTGTAGTAAGTTCAACGTGTCGGCAGGTTTTTCTCGCCTTTGGAAATTGTGGCTTTCCAATTGCAGAGATGTGGGAGATTTGCAAGCTTTACAAGATATGACGTCCCTCAAGGTCTTAAGATTAAAGAATCTACCGAAGCTAGAATCATTGCCTGACTGCTTTGGAAACCTTCCCTTGCTTTGTGATTTGAGTATTTTTTACTGTTCCAAGTTGACTTGTCTTCCATTGAGCCTGAGACTTACCAATTTGCAACAATTGACTATTTTTGGTTGTCATCCGAAGTTAGAAAAGCGTTGTGAGAAAGAAACAGGAGACGACTGGCTAAACATAGCTCACATTCCCCATATATCTGTGGGCTATAAACATTATGATCATATTTCCGATTAA